Proteins from one Coffea arabica cultivar ET-39 chromosome 8c, Coffea Arabica ET-39 HiFi, whole genome shotgun sequence genomic window:
- the LOC113707145 gene encoding uncharacterized protein isoform X4, giving the protein MRLIGLSMGMIQSQESAMFEWSSCPILQDSDDHQPRLHCFQQCSDKPTNELNRDLIQSQFDYFPLPISCYILALTLDASLQCKHVVDCTCSLQVFAKKLIWDLCNLTFQMLLHSVEHRSFALSILLPSILRVLASHCAFEVSSGVKSHILTRKHLLEEIWKCCKKLFSMGLSERTDAYTILSLSLSTGAFNRRTKDGNVIVTRETFDLTVDNDFWDEIKRGLVDKETLTRKQSLHVLKSILNLRAESCQYPGLSHTITDRKSLDLCGMTKRERWAEEEAKSLGVGKLYNLNDHHLDNRQRWEAFILLYEMLEEYGTHLVEAAWHHQMNLLLQSSLSLENSVSSHGGDFRQNWMENLEEIYEWLAVLWERGFCHDNPQVRCLIMQSFLGVPWKDYGSNVRLVPEEFILGPLMQGLNDPVHHQDFGLKRVYSSCTIDAAASFLCQYCFYLDPRKQIKFLIDLASTAKKHSFGRPGLMCLVECIASAACGVEQHNNPRVAGFNDASLNMIQVKSGQGSSWKDDKVDLLDFLRYIIESSKQHFNANYRLQVCERMLDAATSVMAAVDIPLEILLHFISNLPREFTDFGGPLRFKIQKWLIKSDDKHYTASCRIPNLELLTALDGFPKKFTYSYPVEARFTFDDADIDKWEYEAKRWVRVIFLLSKQENLETLFTFLRDHGKNVCKQQNLLEWVPVKYLILVSSLVQELQINQDRTVEGPIRERIKANIHLPGTAAYTDFLVESSFLQKFAKCFLLILEELISFAKSSCSIFWSNQVEYDCILPSSIRGRLGGPSLRRLSSSIATSVLQAIISLKSVASISRWCAQFTPATSLNSALTFLWSFCWKIITTPSGRSETEAEIRLGSYEALAHILKELVSVFSPLSFDVVVDDGKSCVSEADDRPTLDTLVQTFLQCVNNLIETGNLVRTRRAILINWKWICIECLLLIPKYVLEKGVYLRSCNIFLSDVTANWIFSDLVDSLENAGEVSVLPLLRSVRLIMELFASDRKGLVVTSSDGMNTRMMWDLVKSSWILHVSCNKRRVAPIAALLSSVLHYSVFGDECMHEIDGAPGPFKWFIEKILEEGTKSPRTIRLAALHLTGLLLANPMTIKYYLRELKLLTLYGSVAFDEDFEAELTENQDAKSEVSMLAQSPDPELTEEFINTELYARVSVAVLFYKLADMADMVGFCNGGRNSLAALASGKIFLLELLQSVLNDKDLAKELYKKHSSIHRRKIRAWQMICILSRFVYEDIAEEVMCSLHKALQRNNLPSVRQYQETFAIHIYLKFPSLVGQQLVPQLHNYDVRPQALSSYVFIAANVILHAGEEYQSGHLDELLPPTMPLLTSHHHTLRGFTQLLVYQVLHKLLPGIDAGPSIVMPLEKRCLEDLKSYLTENPDCARLRASMEGYLDAFDPKSSVTPAGIFASRVEEQEFECVPKTLMDQVTCFLNDTRDELRCSMARDAAVIKYEGLPSGDYSNSPKEAKNSNQEQPSFHLQEDVSLDFQKKFTLSDQETQTTAVFSIDNSKSLKLLAAIEKEDELLDQLLHSRNLAMQKLKARRQQFILVASLVDRIPNLAGLARTCEVFRAAGLAIADKNILSDKQFQLISVTAEKWVPIIEVPVSSMKNFLEKKKKEGFAILGLEQTANSKPLDHYAFPKRTVLVLGREKEGIPAEIIHVLDACIEIPQMGVIRSLNVHVSGAIALWEYTRQQRSH; this is encoded by the exons AAGTTTTTGCTAAGAAATTGATCTGGGATCTCTGTAACCTGACTTTTCAGATGCTTTTACACAGTGTTGAGCATCGATCTTTTGCACTTAGCATTCTTCTTCCATCTATTCTTAGAGTATTAGCTTCACATTGTGCTTTTGAAGTCTCAAGCGGTGTAAAAAGCCATATACTAACCAG GAAGCATCTTCTTGAGGAAATATGGAAATGCTGCAAGAAGCTTTTCTCAATGGGGCTTTCAGAGAGAACAGATGCATATACGATACTTTCTCTTTCCCTATCAACTGGTGCTTTTAATAGGAGAACTAAAGATGGGAATGTAATTGTCACCAGAGAAACATTTGATTTGACAGTTGACAATGATTTCTGGGATGAAATTAAAAGAGGCTTG GTTGATAAGGAGACATTAACCAGGAAACAGTCATTACACGTGCTAAAAAGTATATTAAACCTGAGGGCGGAAAGCTGTCAGTACCCTGGTCTTTCACATACTATAACTGACAGGAAGAGTTTAGATCTTTGTGGTATGACCAAAAGGGAAAGGTGGGCTGAAGAGGAAGCAAAGTCCCTGGGTGTTGGGAAACTCTATAATTTAAATGATCATCATTTGGACAATCGGCAGAGATGGGAAGCTTTTATTTTGCTGtatgaaatgcttgaagaaTATGGTACTCACTTGGTTGAAGCAGCATGGCATCACCAG ATGAATTTGTTACTCCAGTCTTCTCTTTCATTGGAGAATTCAGTGAGTTCTCATGGTGGAGATTTCCGTCAAAATTGGATGgaaaatttggaggaaatttaTGAGTGGTTGGCTGTCCTGTGGGAACGAGGATTTTGTCATGATAATCCTCAAG TGAGGTGCTTGATCATGCAATCATTTTTGGGTGTTCCATGGAAGGACTATGGAAGCAATGTAAGATTAGTGCCAGAGGAGTTCATACTAGGTCCACTTATGCAAGGATTGAATGATCCTGTTCACCATCAGGATTTCG GTTTGAAACGAGTCTACTCTTCCTGTACAATTGATGCTGCTGCCAGTTTTCTGTGCCAATACTGCTTCTATCTTGATCCGAG GAAACAGATTAAATTCTTGATTGACTTAGCATCAACTGCTAAAAAGCATTCTTTTGGGAGACCTGGATTAATGTGTCTTGTTGAGTGCATTGCTTCAGCTGCCTGTGGTGTTGAGCAACATAACAACCCTAGAGTTGCAGGATTTAATGATGCTTCCTTGAACATGATCCAAGTTAAATCTGGTCAAGGAAGCTCCTGGAAAGATGATAAAGTGGATTTACTAGATTTTCTGCGATATATTATTGAAAGCAGTAAACAACACTTTAATGCCAATTACCGTCTTCAAG tttgtgAAAGGATGCTTGATGCTGCTACTTCTGTAATGGCTGCTGTTGACATTCCTCTTGAGATACTTCTGCACTTCATTTCAAACCTTCCTCGGGAGTTCACTGATTTTGGTG GGCCCTTGAGATTCAAAATACAAAAATGGCTCATTAAGTCTGATGACAAACATTATACTGCCAGTTGTCGCATTCCGAATCTGGAACTTTTGACAGCTCTTGATGGCTTCCCCAAAAAATTTACCTATAGTTATCCAGTAGAAGCACGTTTTACTTTTGATGATGCTGACATTGACAAATGGGAATATGAAGCAAAGAGATGGGTGAGGGTGATTTTTCTTCTGAGTAAACAggaaaatttggaaactttaTTTACCTTTCTGCGGGACCATGGAAAAAATGTCTGCAAGCAGCAAAACCTTTTGGAATGGGTACCTGTGAAATATCTTATTCTGGTCTCTAGCTTGGTTCAGGAACTTCAAATAAACCAAGATAGAACAGTTGAAGGTCCCATCAGGGAAAGAATCAAGGCCAACATTCACCTTCCTGGGACAGCTGCTTATACAGATTTCCTTGTGGAATCAAGTTTTCTTCAGAAGTTTGCCAAATGTTTTTTGCTCATATTGGAGGAGCTCATCTCATTTGCCAAATCCTCATGCTCCATTTTCTGGTCCAATCAGGTGGAATACGACTGCATTCTTCCCAGTTCAATTAGAGGGAGACTTGGCGGCCCAAGTCTACGCCGGTTATCATCTAGTATTGCTACTTCTGTTTTGCAAGCTATAATATCTTTGAAGTCTGTGGCATCCATTTCAAGGTGGTGTGCACAATTTACACCTGCTACGTCACTTAATTCTGCTCTTACCTTTCTGTGGAGCTTCTGCTGGAAAATAATTACCACTCCATCAGGTAGATCAGAAACAGAGGCAGAGATACGACTAGGGTCATATGAAGCATTGGCCCATATCCTAAAAGAATTGGTGTCTGTATTCTCTCCTTTGTCTTTCGATGTTGTCGTGGATGATGGAAAATCTTGTGTGTCAGAAGCAGATGATAGACCCACTTTAGATACCTTGGTTCAAACTTTTCTACAGTGTGTCAATAATCTCATTGAAACTGGAAACTTGGTACGAACTCGGCGGGCAATTTTGATTAACTGGAAATGGATCTGCATAGAATGCCTGTTATTAATTCCTAAGTATGTGCTTGAGAAAGGAGTTTATCTTAGAAGCTGCAATATTTTCCTATCAGATGTTACAGCAAACTGGATCTTTAGTGATCTTGTTGATAGCCTTGAAAATGCTGGAGAAGTGTCTGTACTGCCCCTGCTAAGATCAGTTAGATTGATTATGGAGCTGTTTGCTTCAGACAGAAAGGGTTTAGTTGTTACCTCCTCTGATGGCATGAATACCCGGATGATGTGGGATTTGGTCAAGTCCTCTTGGATATTGCATGTGAGTTGCAATAAAAGGCGGGTTGCTCCGATTGCTGCTCTTTTATCTTCTGTTCTGCATTACTCAGTTTTTGGTGAtgaatgcatgcatgaaattgaTGGTGCACCTGGGCCTTTTAAGTGGTTCATTGAGAAAATTCTTGAGGAAGGGACGAAAAGTCCACGCACAATTCGTCTTGCCGCATTACATTTAACAGGGCTGTTGCTTGCAAATCCCATGACCATAAAATACTATTTGAGAGAGCTGAAGCTCTTAACCTTGTATGGGTCTGTTGCATTTGATGAAGATTTTGAAGCCGAACTGACCGAAAATCAGGATGCAAAAAGTGAAGTATCAATGTTAGCCCAAAGCCCAGATCCTGAGCTAACTGAAGAATTTATCAATACAGAGCTGTATGCACGTGTCTCTGTTGCCGTTTTGTTTTACAAACTTGCAGACATGGCTGATATGGTTGGTTTTTGTAATGGAGGCAGAAACAGCCTGGCAGCCCTTGCATCTGGCAAAATCTTTTTGCTAGAGCTTCTTCAGTCTGTGCTAAATGACAAGGACCTAGCTAAAGAGTTGTATAAGAAGCATAGTTCAATTCACAGACGAAAAATTCGTGCATGGCAGATGATTTGCATTTTGTCACGATTTGTTTATGAAGATATTGCTGAGGAAGTTATGTGTAGCTTGCATAAAGCACTTCAAAGAAACAATTTGCCCTCAGTTCGTCAGTACCAGGAAACATTTGCAATCCATATATACTTGAAGTTTCCTTCACTTGTTGGCCAACAGTTAGTTCCTCAGCTCCATAATTATGATGTGCGTCCTCAGGCTTTATCTTCATATGTATTCATAGCGGCTAATGTTATTCTGCATGCTGGTGAAGAGTATCAGTCCGGGCATCTTGATGAATTACTACCTCCTACAATGCCTTTGCTTACTTCACATCATCATACTTTGCGTGGGTTTACACAGTTACTAGTGTATCAAGTTCTCCATAAATTATTGCCTGGCATTGATGCTGGTCCCTCCATTGTCATGCCACTGGAGAAAAGGTGCCTGGAGGATTTGAAGTCGTACTTGACAGAAAACCCAGACTGTGCACGGCTAAGAGCATCAATGGAGGGTTATCTTGATGCTTTTGATCCAAAAAGTTCTGTCACACCAGCTGGGATTTTTGCAAGCCGGGTGGAGGAACAGGAATTTGAATGTGTCCCAAAGACTCTAATGGATCAAGTGACCTGCTTTTTAAATGATACGCGTGATGAACTCAGATGTTCAATGGCCAGGGATGCAGCTGTTATCAAATATGAGGGCTTACCTTCTGGTGATTATAGCAATTCTCCTAAAGAAGCAAAAAATTCCAATCAAGAACAACCTTCCTTCCATCTGCAGGAAGATGTGTCATTGGATTTCCAGAAGAAGTTTACCCTGTCTGATCAGGAAACACAAACTACTGCTGTTTTTTCAATAGACAACAGCAAGTCGTTGAAATTGCTTGCTGCTATTGAGAAGGAAGATGAACTACTTGATCAGCTGCTACATTCAAGAAATCTAGCGATGCAAAAATTAAAAGCAAGACGACAGCAGTTTATCCTTGTAGCGTCATTGGTTGATCGAATCCCAAACCTTGCTGGATTGGCACGGACATGTGAAGTATTTAGAGCAGCAGGACTGGCAATAGCAGACAAAAATATATTGAGTGACAAGCAATTCCAACTTATCAGTGTAACGGCAGAGAAGTGGGTTCCAATAATAGAAGTTCCAGTTAGTAGCATGAAAAATTTcctggaaaagaaaaagaaagagggttTTGCCATCCTAGGTCTGGAGCAGACTGCAAACAGCAAACCTCTCGACCATTATGCCTTTCCTAAAAGGACTGTTTTAGTCCTTGGCCGGGAGAAGGAGGGTATTCCTGCAGAGATAATCCATGTTTTGGATGCTTGCATTGAGATCCCACAGATGGGAGTAATTAGGTCACTCAATGTCCACGTCAGTGGTGCGATTGCATTGTGGGAGTATACCCGACAGCAAAGGTCCCATTGA